The following nucleotide sequence is from Zea mays cultivar B73 chromosome 1, Zm-B73-REFERENCE-NAM-5.0, whole genome shotgun sequence.
TATCTCCTCTTTCATATGGCTGTTGAGGTATTTCTTTCAAAAACGAATTTGGGTAGTCACACCACCATAACAATGATCTTTGGTGTATTTAGATACCTAAGTGgcattttctttattttattGTTCACTATATCCTAACGACCCGTTAGGCTATTTATTTAAGGTGAGAAAAGTTGCTGGGTTTTTTGCCTCTCTTTTTAGATTAGATTATTTGGGAATGAATTATTAGAAACCCTGATCCAATATGTATACAGCAATGAAGCCTCACCACGTCACGATTTGGGGGCATAATGGCTAATGTCGTAATGTCCTAATGGGCCTACCAGTAGGGAGCAGACCAGCAAGCCTGTGACGCTTGCCGCGCGCGCACAGGCACAGCAGACCAGCAGAAATGCAAACACAGTGACTTGCCAGTTTGCCACTTCAGTCCGGGTACCCACCCGTATTGTACATGTATCCTACCCAGAATTTTCGTATACTTACCGGGTGTCGGTGATTCCGTATCCGAGGATCACTATCCGGGTAATACCTGTATCCATCCCAACAAAAAAACTACTTGTATTCGTATCCGAAAAGTTGTCCCGTTTTTATCCCCGTATCTGGTACCCGTCTCGTTTTCATCCCTAACAACGGGTTCTATTACTCGGAAGTCGAAGGTCTATTTAACAAAAAGGCCATACGAAGGGGTACGGGGCGCCCTCAGCCATCCGATCACAGATCGACGACCGAGATCAGTCCCGAGCGAgagagcgcgcggggggggggcgcGAGCATGGgctgacaagcgggccagggGGTCTGCGGCACTGGGGCGGGGCTGGCTGACCGGCCAGGCCCAGCTGCAGGGGCACGGGCGAGGCGCAGACGAGGTCGGCGAGCTCGGGCAACGGTTCGACGCGGATTCAGGGTGACATGGCGAAAGCGACCGTGGGCACTACACCGACGCAAAGGCATCGGAGGGTGGCGGTCTGCGGCGAAGTGTCCAACAGCGCCACTAGCctactccgacgagcaattgcgCGACCACTGAGACAGGGAAAGGGAAATCACGGGCTTGGAGAGGTGGGTTACCTCGAGAAAAGGCTCTAGGGTGCTTGAGTGACAGTGAGAACACAACGAAGCCTTGGGTCGACGGCGATAGCGACACAACTGCACGGTGGGGAATCCAATGAGCACGAGCAGAGAGGAATAGAGGAGGAAAGGGTAAACCGAGGGGTGTCCCGAGTTGCTGGAGTGGAGGTGGAGCTCACCAGGGCAACAGACACGGCGGAGGCTCGACGGCGGCCGTGGAACGGACCCGAGATTACGGTGGGCGGAGGTGGAGCTTCCCGGGCGCCGCGGAGTGAGGCGAGTGCTAGGGTACTGAGGGTGTGCGagtgagggaggagggagagcgaGTGGGGTACTGGGCAGCTAGAAAAGACCGGGGTGGGGGCGGGCGCGACCTCGACGTGCGTCGTGGGCACGGAGTCCACGCGAGCGGTTCGAGAAACAAAGGGGGCTGGCGGGTGGAGTCCGCGGACCAGCGAGAGAGGACGCGCGAACAGGCGGTCAGCGCTGACAAGGCGGGCCCACCGGACAACGGGAGGAAGCGGGCACGCGAGCGAGGGGAAGTTGGCGCCGACAGGCTGGACCCACCGAGCAAAGGGAGAGAGGGAGCGAGGGCGCGCGAGCATGAGCGCGACGCCGAAAGGCGGGGACCGCCTGTCAaagggaggcgggcgcgcgcgtggggctgcctgggctggtttgggccagcttcggctgaaatgggTTTTTTCTATTTCTTCTGAATTTCCAATTGCTTTTCTTTTTTACTTTCTCTAGGGATTCAATTCAAACCAAACCACAACTCAAATTtaaataattcaaacatgtgcatcaaacaaaagaacaacctaggctcagcatgatgcaaacaTTCATATATATACCCTAGGTTTTAATATTCCAAAGAGAAAAGATAATACATATCTCCCATAAATAACCCAAAATTCTATTAGAGAGTATAGAAAAGAAAACTATTGAGGTGAGaaaaggagtaacacctgaatttgctaggtattagagaagaaattttataccccagatttagggtgttacaggcgGGACACGTGTCTAAGACGTGGGGGACACGTATGGAGTACGCTACTCATGAAGGTTTCGGCGGTTGAACCTCAAAACCACCCAGCACCCAGAGGGCTGGTTTTGCCAAGTTTTGACCTCAAAACTCGGTGTTGCGATTCTCTCAGGAATCTAAGGCGGCATGTGGCATCATAATGAATGGTGTGTCGAGGCAAAGCAACTTCGTGAAGAGTGAGTGGACATTAGATCAAAAAcccaggagttggtccattttgcccCCGGCTAAGTGAATAGGCTTAATGTATCTAGGGGTAATTTAGACTAGTGAAATAACTTCCTATAAATAGGTGGGAGGGTGGTTGTGTGCAGCTATCTTTTAGGGGTTTAGAGCCTTCCACCTTTCATTTTGTTCTCTAGTATTTGCTCTAGGTTGAGATCCGCAGGTGATTTGTAACTCCACATCTGTGTATCTGTGATTTTGACGGGAAGTGTGGTCATAACCACACACGGTCCAGCGTTGTTCAAATCATGTGCTCAGTTTGTTCTTGCCATAGTTTTTGATTTGGTGTGTCTCCGCTTCTAATACCTCTCTTCTCCTTTGGTTCTAGCGAGAATCTTTATTTTCTTGAGTCGTGTTTTGCATTGGGGAAAACCTTGGGTGAAGCTCTAGACCACTGCAAACACCAGGTTTGAGCAGTTTGTGGTCGTGATCTGAGATCCATCTGTTTTGAGTTCGTTTGAGAAAACCCCAGCAAAACTCCAATCAAATGGAGATTTCGAATCTGTATGTGTTGTTTTGATCTATTCTTGATCAAACTTCTCAAATCATCTTTTCTCCCTCTAGTTAACTCCCTATAAAATTTGAGTGGATTCTGTGCAGGTTTTGTGGTGAGGCACTACCTCTGACATGTGTGGCACTGTCGACCATCAGAGCAGCACTGTCGCTCACCCTTCGTTATAGTTTTGTTTCTAGTTTTGTATAGACACTTGAGTTGATTCTTCTCTAGCTTTTTTGGTGCAGTCAATCGATAGATCGACATTGGATTGATCTGTATAGTGCTATGTCGCTTTTGGAGTCCTGTGGGGTTGGATTATAGTTAGGAACAAGTCACGTGTGCTCTCTCAAGCGAAGAAATTTTTGTGGTTGTCATTCACCCCCTCTGGATTCCTCATCGGCCCTTCAAGCACTTAGTCCTTGCATGGACTAAGGGAGAGTGATACCCTTGCATGGGTGTTTCAACGAGGACTACTGGAGAGTCAATGCTTCGACAAAAAAActcgaggagtcttctaaacccttGCTTTACTTTTCGCTATTACATTTGAGCAATTTACTTTGAGTATTTAGTTTTCAAGAATTGTCAAGATAGCATATGGTTTTAATTAGTGTGCTAAACTCTTTTTGAACACATTAGACACTAGGGTGAAGTTGGGTTTGTTCTTAGGATATAATTGTTGCAAGAATTTTTAGAAAAGTCTAATTCACCTCCCTCTCCtttgggcatcatgatcctttcgACAACAAACATCTGCTGCTTGAGTACATGTGGGAGAAATAGTTTTCATAAACACCAGCCATTAGGGGTAGATGCTATCAGTGAGGTAGCACCCTTGGTTGTACTCATGTCCATTCACCGTGAAGTTCATATTTGGTGCTTCTCCCTTGACCATGCTAGTCAACAACATCGAGTGGTTGAGCACATTGACGTCATTGTTCAACCCCTCTACCTCCAAAAAAACATGCCAAATTCATAAGTCATACAAGAAAACCACCTAGACCATGATGGTGGGGGATCCAGTGTCCCCAAGTAAGCTATTCTTTCTATCCAATAGGACAATTTCCCACTTTCAATGTATGCAATCTATACTCTATCATACCAGAAAATCATCTCCTCTCCCTTAGCTAAAAGTCGCCTAAGACATGAAAATGGCATTCCTAAAAAAAATTTGAGGCACTCTAAAGCCGAGCCTTTATCCATTTTGATATACTCGTCAATGGAGTCAGTAACACTAGTATAGGCGAGCATGCAGAGGGCAACAATGCATTTTGTGGGGGAGAAAACGCTTCAGTTGAGTACATTGATTCTAATAATGAAGGGGGAAATGCTCACATAACCTCTAAGATTTGAAGAAATAGTCTTCTCGCATATTGTACCTTCGACAAAAATAGAGCAGAAGGtagacatcagggtcattgaagtAGTCTTGCATGAGCTATTTATGAGTGGCTTCATTATCCTGGTAGATACAACTTTGTTGTTGCATCCTTAGCCTCCCGCCGTTGAAGACCCGAAGGTAAGATTTATCGCCACATCCATCATAGTTTGAGGTCTGTCTTCGACCATCTCACATGTCGGAGTCCGAGAAAGGCATGATGACAGTGGTTTGATATAGTGAAAGGAGTGAAATAGAAAATGGTAGGATTGAATTGGAGAGTAAGAGGTGTGAATGAATCTAAACACTCCCTTTTGAAAATAGATTTCTTTTCGAACTTTTTGAACTTTAAAACAACATGGGTCCATCAGAATATGACATGTGGCTAAAGACGGTCTGTAATGACCAATTTGGGTCGATACCGATCAATTCTTTAACACAACGGTCAATATCGACCGGTTTGACTCCAATGTGGTTGATACCGACTGGTCGACAAGCCCACTAACTAGCATTAGAGCTGGATTAGTTGGTATCAACCACTGGCTCGCCCACGTCATCGGTCTATACATTGGAACCCGCCTAAGTGATATAATGCTACGCAGACTACCATACTGAACAAAACCCAGATTTTTAAGGGCATGTTTCGGAGGGCTTCATTTCAACAATTCTAGGTTCGTTCTAGGTTCATCCATCTAAACAAGACTAGCTATATAATATATCGCTTCGATTCTCTCGCACCAAACATCAAAGATAATCAAGGAAACTCACACAAACCAGTTGTATTAGAGAAGCACGAGCCCATACGCAAGCCAAACACTCCTAAAACCCAACTCAACAATTTGTTGAAGCTATTTTATGATGAAACTGGAAAATCGAAGCTGCAATTGTTGAAGGGAAGCTCTCCCAACCACGCCCTAAATCAACATGTAAATAGAACTAGCTGTGTGCATTTTGAAAATGCAACATGCTATAAATGTCATCCAGCAATAAACTTTGATTGAACTTGACCATAAGAAAGAAAAAGAAGAGCCAAACATACATTTCATAAAATAAAACAGAGTCAAACATACCAAATTAGACATCAGTAACATAGTAAAAGGAGCGAATTATAAGCACTGCAACCCCAGAGGTGATGCATAAAAGATCCATTTTTGATACTAGTAGTACTTACACAGGTTTACATAGAAAAAGTGCCATATAACAGAGATGAGGGGTTTTACATGGAAGATTACCGAGAACTTGCTAGTGCCATACCATAACAAGCTCATAGAAGCAGAAATAGCAATAGCATATAAATCGAGCATGTCTGATACTGAAAAAGTGTTTCTACGGAAGAACAGAAAGGGAGCAAAAGAGAGCACCTCAGGCTCACAAGAGCGAGGGTGCCTATACCACTACCAAAATAGCCTGTTAGCGCATCCCACAAGTGTGGCAAAACCGAACGAGAGTAATCAGATCTCCCCTTCAGGTCGTAGGACTGCTTGCTTTATTCTATACCTTAGATTGCTTAGTAATACTACTGTGTATTGGGAGATAAGTCTTGTCAAACGATCTTGAAGTGTTCAACCATGCAGCCACAGGTGGTGCAGGATTTCAGTAGTGTCACTGAGGCAAGGAAGCAACCCCGGCAAGCGATGGTGTGCATACATGGTGAGCATCTGACTATTGCCTCAGCTCCACGGCAGACCACCATCAACTGGCATCTCAGATCTAAAACACGCTCGGTGAGTCCCTGCAAATTCATCAACTGGTCAGACCAATTCAACCAACACATGCAGAAACAAAATTTCAAACAGTCTACAAATGATATAAACTATTTCTTGACAAGAGAGCATCAAAGGCAATTCTAATTGTTTGAAGAATATCCATTTCTATTACCATGTATCTGTATGTCGCATCCACTGCAGGGGATGACTTAACTCCACTTACAGAAGTGCCACAAACCATACATGCTCTGACATTGCACCTCATCATGCACGCAACACATATCTTATGAAAGCAGGGAACAAGTTGCATCCCAGCTTCACAAGATCGACATATGATGCAGGAGTCACTCCTGGGATATGGTGCCTGAAGTATAAACAACAATTTTAGTACACCATTATTCTAAGCTTAACCATAATCACTGTAAGTTTGCAAGCAGGCAACTCTTACCAGGTACTTGTCCCACTGAGACTGGAAGAAAGAGAATCTCATTTCACCTTCGCAGCTGCTAGGAGTAACTGCTGTCCTTTCAAAAGGACTATCAATGAAGCATGCTGAAGGCCTGGACTCAATCAACTCAAGATTTCTTGAAGGTCCAAAACCAAGCAAATTAGGCTTCTGTACAGGCCCGGATTCATTCTTTTGAGGAAGAAACCCGGACTCAATCAATTTGGGCCTTGGAGGTACACACTCAACCAAATCAGGCTTGCTTGGAGGTACAGAGTCAATTAGATCAGGCTTTCTTGGAAGTACAGGTTCAATCAAAGCAGGCTTTACTGAAGTTACAGACTCAATCAGATCAAGCTTTGTAGTACTGGCAGGAATATCGTCCAGTAAGCTACCATTGTCGGAGGAACTTCCATCCTGCTGGCTTTTCCCATAGTCATGCTGACTCTGAACACAAGTCTCACTGCATGCATCATCAACTTGCTGGATCTGAACATTGGTCTCACTgcatgcatcatcaccctgctggcTGTCAGTGTTACGTGGGGAGTCATCCGCGATGTTAGTGTTAAGTGGTGATCGTGGGGAGTGCTGATCTGATACTGATTCTGCAAGCTCGTCATGATCAAAGGAACAAGGCTCTAGCAGGGGTACATACTTCGGTCGTGAGAGCGGTGGAAGGAGGACCATGTGCGTTGCAGGTCCACTTCCAACAGGAACTACACACATTCTGCAGATGCCAGGGAGGGAGCGGATAAAGTCACTTAGCTTAGGATAACCAAGTGCGGTGTGATCAAGCTCCATCCTGCAAGTCGCTCTGAAATCACCCTTCAGGGAGCTCAACGGATACCTCTCTCCTCTAAGTCGTGCTGTTTCATCTTCAAGAAATCCAGGTAACCACTTCCTGAATATAAAGAACCAGGATGGAAGACACTTTTCTGGCAATGGTCGCCGCTTCTGGATGTTGTGTTCCTCAGTCAGTTCACCATCCAGCACCCTGTGGATCTTTGGCCGCTCCTTGATGAATTGCCTCAAAGAAGTATATCTTTGGTCTTCTAAAGGCAAGTATGCTCTAGCAACAGCATCCTTTACCTCCACTCTCTTCCCAAGCATGTAAACATGATGAGCTTCCTTTGCACTTATCATATCCTCTTCTCTCTCAAATTTTACAAAGCCAAAACCTCGGGACTGAACTCGGTTGCCAATTGGTATGCCGATGACTACTGCTTCCTCCACAGGACCAAACTCAGCATTGAAGAATTCAATAAGGTATTCTGTCATAAACGAACACCAAAGAAAGTTAGAAGTGTGTATTGGTTTAAATTTGTTAACGACCAAGTAGTGCAACATTTATGAAGTTTTACCTGAGTCTACTGAAGGTGGGAGTCCTCCAACAAAAATTTTGCGAGTGTAATCATGCTTCGGCCAatgattattctaaaaaagagtgTAATGTAAGAAGCATAATAGTATTGACAGATATAGGTTTGTACACTATGCTTACCCGAGGCACAAACTTTGAACCTTGTGCTTGTTTTGGAACATATTGGCTCTTACTCTTAGGCCCTTGTGCAGAAAGATTACTGGAGCAGAAATCACGTTGCCCTACTGATGTCTTAAGCCCAGTGTAGCTGAAACAAAATTCAAAGCAACTACAGGTGAGAAGTAAAGATGTTATAATTCAAGCAATAATGTAGAGTAGTTGTTATAAAATAATATCATGAAGTAATATCATGTAGTGTATTGAAGACATACCTTTCATCACAGGAATCCTTGTCAAAATCGTCAAATTCATCACCAAGCTCTTTGTAAATTTCCTTTCTCATCACACGATTCTTTTGAGGTGAGTTATGGTTCCCTGAAACTACAACACATTTCTGTTAAAACGGAAAATTCTAGATGTCTACAGTTATTTAGGTAATACCAACAGAAACGTGACCAATCTGTATGCAATTTAATTAATTAAATTGCTTCCATCAAATTGAACTCTTGACTTATCCATTACAGCTGCAGAGATCAAATAAACTACAAGAAAGAAATGAAAGCAGATGTCGCTATGTAACTTACATAGTAACACATTCGCAGAGCTAAGGATGAAACGCATGTCCTGGGATGTTGCCACATCAATAGGTCTTTGCTTTCTGTTCATGTCAAATAATTGCAGAATGTTAAGTGCATCAGACTATAAACTAAATCATTATTTCTATTTTCATTTTGCAACTCATTCTTTGTAATTCGATTACTTGACTGTCCTCCAAAGATTTACACACCTCAGGTTCCGGGCTTTGGTATCAGCCCCGAAACGCAAAAGAAGTTTTGCACAATCCACAGAACCATTCTTCACTGCAAAAAATAATGGCGTTTCTTTGGTCTTGGTAGGTATATCAACACAATCTTGGGCATGAAGCAGAAGTGACTTTCGAAGCAAAGGAAAATGAAACCAATTAGTTACAATCATAACTCACAACACAGTATTTAGAAAAAGTATGTAGCAAGAGGATACCTGAAGAGCTTTGTAATTGCCCTTAGCTGCAGCGCTGTGTACTGGTGTGAGCCCTAATTTGTTCCCCTGGAAAACTCTTGCGCCATTCTTGAGCAGAAGCCACACAATCCTGCACAATGATAGAAAAAATGAAGCTGTTAGAAAACAACTACCTTATGATTCAATGGATAGGAAAATGTAATCTCTAAGATGTGCACCTTGGTTCCTTGGTACATGAAGCACCACTAAGGCACCAGTGAAGTGCTGTGTTTCCTTCAGAGTCGGCTTCATTGACATCAACATTACCCATCAGGAGCATCTTTATAACATTCATATCTCCAACCTATACAAGAAAGGCTGATCAGCAGAATCCTCTGTAGAAATATAATTGTACCCATAAAAACTTCAGCATTTGATACGTAGCATAATTAGCATACCACAGAATCAACCTAACTTTAGGAAAGCTCACTTTCAATTTTCATGAAAATCAGTTTAGACCCACAAACAGACATTGAATACACAATTCACATTCTAGTTATATTTGTAACTAAGGGTGTATTTACATCTTATAGAAATACTTCGTTCAGTCATATATCATGAAAATGACATACAAAAGAGCCTCACATATAGAATTTGGAAATAGCTATCCTACTGAGAGGCATTAGTGTGTTATTAAATGAACAGTGATGAGTGGTACCTTAGCAGCTCTCAGTAGAGGGGGTAGTGTTCTCTTGTCATTGTGGTCCCTCCATGATGCCGATCCAAATTGGTTAAGCAGCTGAATCTCACAGAGCAGGGCCTTTCTCCTTTCATGTCCATCACGAGCTGAAGTATCTCCCGTTGATAAAGCCTCGTCCACAATGGAGTTGTAGATTGAACGCTTCGTTCTGACACCCTCTATAACCACACTAACCTGTGACGATATCTTCTCTTCAACCACCAGAAGCAGCATTGTCAATGCAGGGACACATCCTTCCATGGCGTATCTGTAAGCAAGCTCCCCAACCACTCTGGTTTTCTCTGCCAGGAGCCTTACTGCATTGAGATCCTACACAGGGAGAGGTATCAAGCGCTTAAAAAGATGCATGCAATCATCTGGTACAATTAGCTACCGATCAATTCAGAAAATACACAAGTGTAATAATGATGATATATACTAACCCTTTGTTTAAGAAAAGACAGAAGATCC
It contains:
- the LOC103644989 gene encoding uncharacterized protein isoform X2, which encodes MGENSSEETSGAGTRASMERVKHENFCRAVAEDNTALLLSAVGNFRKEALCRIRKGSDASRVLDQEMSVRLLHLACKHDAVECATLLLEGGSGITAAPIDARDQLTRTPLHVAAETHSARCIELLLSKNARTDLRVVDGRPLLPLEIALMSRRVQTNWSVDNPIEDLLSFLKQRDLNAVRLLAEKTRVVGELAYRYAMEGCVPALTMLLLVVEEKISSQVSVVIEGVRTKRSIYNSIVDEALSTGDTSARDGHERRKALLCEIQLLNQFGSASWRDHNDKRTLPPLLRAAKVGDMNVIKMLLMGNVDVNEADSEGNTALHWCLSGASCTKEPRIVWLLLKNGARVFQGNKLGLTPVHSAAAKGNYKALQSLLLHAQDCVDIPTKTKETPLFFAVKNGSVDCAKLLLRFGADTKARNLRKQRPIDVATSQDMRFILSSANVLLFSGNHNSPQKNRVMRKEIYKELGDEFDDFDKDSCDESYTGLKTSVGQRDFCSSNLSAQGPKSKSQYVPKQAQGSKFVPRNNHWPKHDYTRKIFVGGLPPSVDSEYLIEFFNAEFGPVEEAVVIGIPIGNRVQSRGFGFVKFEREEDMISAKEAHHVYMLGKRVEVKDAVARAYLPLEDQRYTSLRQFIKERPKIHRVLDGELTEEHNIQKRRPLPEKCLPSWFFIFRKWLPGFLEDETARLRGERYPLSSLKGDFRATCRMELDHTALGYPKLSDFIRSLPGICRMCVVPVGSGPATHMVLLPPLSRPKYVPLLEPCSFDHDELAESVSDQHSPRSPLNTNIADDSPRNTDSQQGDDACSETNVQIQQVDDACSETCVQSQHDYGKSQQDGSSSDNGSLLDDIPASTTKLDLIESVTSVKPALIEPVLPRKPDLIDSVPPSKPDLVECVPPRPKLIESGFLPQKNESGPVQKPNLLGFGPSRNLELIESRPSACFIDSPFERTAVTPSSCEGEMRFSFFQSQWDKYLAPYPRSDSCIICRSCEAGMQLVPCFHKICVACMMRCNVRACMVCGTSVSGVKSSPAVDATYRYMGLTERVLDLRCQLMVVCRGAEAIVRCSPCMHTIACRGCFLASVTLLKSCTTCGCMVEHFKIV
- the LOC103644989 gene encoding uncharacterized protein isoform X4, producing the protein MGENSSEETSGAGTRASMERVKHENFCRAVAEDNTALLLSAVGNFRKEALCRIRKGSDASRVLDQEMSVRLLHLACKHDAVECATLLLEGGSGITAAPIDARDQLTRTPLHVAAETHSARCIELLLSKNARTDLRVVDGRPLLPLEIALMSRRVQTNWSVDNPIEDLLSFLKQRDLNAVRLLAEKTRVVGELAYRYAMEGCVPALTMLLLVVEEKISSQVSVVIEGVRTKRSIYNSIVDEALSTGDTSARDGHERRKALLCEIQLLNQFGSASWRDHNDKRTLPPLLRAAKVGDMNVIKMLLMGNVDVNEADSEGNTALHWCLSGASCTKEPRIVWLLLKNGARVFQGNKLGLTPVHSAAAKGNYKALQSLLLHAQDCVDIPTKTKETPLFFAVKNGSVDCAKLLLRFGADTKARNLRKQRPIDVATSQDMRFILSSANVLLWNHNSPQKNRVMRKEIYKELGDEFDDFDKDSCDESYTGLKTSVGQRDFCSSNLSAQGPKSKSQYVPKQAQGSKFVPRNNHWPKHDYTRKIFVGGLPPSVDSEYLIEFFNAEFGPVEEAVVIGIPIGNRVQSRGFGFVKFEREEDMISAKEAHHVYMLGKRVEVKDAVARAYLPLEDQRYTSLRQFIKERPKIHRVLDGELTEEHNIQKRRPLPEKCLPSWFFIFRKWLPGFLEDETARLRGERYPLSSLKGDFRATCRMELDHTALGYPKLSDFIRSLPGICRMCVVPVGSGPATHMVLLPPLSRPKYVPLLEPCSFDHDELAESVSDQHSPRSPLNTNIADDSPRNTDSQQGDDACSETNVQIQQVDDACSETCVQSQHDYGKSQQDGSSSDNGSLLDDIPASTTKLDLIESVTSVKPALIEPVLPRKPDLIDSVPPSKPDLVECVPPRPKLIESGFLPQKNESGPVQKPNLLGFGPSRNLELIESRPSACFIDSPFERTAVTPSSCEGEMRFSFFQSQWDKYLAPYPRSDSCIICRSCEAGMQLVPCFHKICVACMMRCNVRACMVCGTSVSGVKSSPAVDATYRYMGLTERVLDLRCQLMVVCRGAEAIVRCSPCMHTIACRGCFLASVTLLKSCTTCGCMVEHFKIV
- the LOC103644989 gene encoding uncharacterized protein isoform X3, with the translated sequence MSCLGNSSEETSGAGTRASMERVKHENFCRAVAEDNTALLLSAVGNFRKEALCRIRKGSDASRVLDQEMSVRLLHLACKHDAVECATLLLEGGSGITAAPIDARDQLTRTPLHVAAETHSARCIELLLSKNARTDLRVVDGRPLLPLEIALMSRRVQTNWSVDNPIEDLLSFLKQRDLNAVRLLAEKTRVVGELAYRYAMEGCVPALTMLLLVVEEKISSQVSVVIEGVRTKRSIYNSIVDEALSTGDTSARDGHERRKALLCEIQLLNQFGSASWRDHNDKRTLPPLLRAAKVGDMNVIKMLLMGNVDVNEADSEGNTALHWCLSGASCTKEPRIVWLLLKNGARVFQGNKLGLTPVHSAAAKGNYKALQSLLLHAQDCVDIPTKTKETPLFFAVKNGSVDCAKLLLRFGADTKARNLRKQRPIDVATSQDMRFILSSANVLLWNHNSPQKNRVMRKEIYKELGDEFDDFDKDSCDESYTGLKTSVGQRDFCSSNLSAQGPKSKSQYVPKQAQGSKFVPRNNHWPKHDYTRKIFVGGLPPSVDSEYLIEFFNAEFGPVEEAVVIGIPIGNRVQSRGFGFVKFEREEDMISAKEAHHVYMLGKRVEVKDAVARAYLPLEDQRYTSLRQFIKERPKIHRVLDGELTEEHNIQKRRPLPEKCLPSWFFIFRKWLPGFLEDETARLRGERYPLSSLKGDFRATCRMELDHTALGYPKLSDFIRSLPGICRMCVVPVGSGPATHMVLLPPLSRPKYVPLLEPCSFDHDELAESVSDQHSPRSPLNTNIADDSPRNTDSQQGDDACSETNVQIQQVDDACSETCVQSQHDYGKSQQDGSSSDNGSLLDDIPASTTKLDLIESVTSVKPALIEPVLPRKPDLIDSVPPSKPDLVECVPPRPKLIESGFLPQKNESGPVQKPNLLGFGPSRNLELIESRPSACFIDSPFERTAVTPSSCEGEMRFSFFQSQWDKYLAPYPRSDSCIICRSCEAGMQLVPCFHKICVACMMRCNVRACMVCGTSVSGVKSSPAVDATYRYMGLTERVLDLRCQLMVVCRGAEAIVRCSPCMHTIACRGCFLASVTLLKSCTTCGCMVEHFKIV
- the LOC103644989 gene encoding uncharacterized protein isoform X1, giving the protein MSCLGNSSEETSGAGTRASMERVKHENFCRAVAEDNTALLLSAVGNFRKEALCRIRKGSDASRVLDQEMSVRLLHLACKHDAVECATLLLEGGSGITAAPIDARDQLTRTPLHVAAETHSARCIELLLSKNARTDLRVVDGRPLLPLEIALMSRRVQTNWSVDNPIEDLLSFLKQRDLNAVRLLAEKTRVVGELAYRYAMEGCVPALTMLLLVVEEKISSQVSVVIEGVRTKRSIYNSIVDEALSTGDTSARDGHERRKALLCEIQLLNQFGSASWRDHNDKRTLPPLLRAAKVGDMNVIKMLLMGNVDVNEADSEGNTALHWCLSGASCTKEPRIVWLLLKNGARVFQGNKLGLTPVHSAAAKGNYKALQSLLLHAQDCVDIPTKTKETPLFFAVKNGSVDCAKLLLRFGADTKARNLRKQRPIDVATSQDMRFILSSANVLLFSGNHNSPQKNRVMRKEIYKELGDEFDDFDKDSCDESYTGLKTSVGQRDFCSSNLSAQGPKSKSQYVPKQAQGSKFVPRNNHWPKHDYTRKIFVGGLPPSVDSEYLIEFFNAEFGPVEEAVVIGIPIGNRVQSRGFGFVKFEREEDMISAKEAHHVYMLGKRVEVKDAVARAYLPLEDQRYTSLRQFIKERPKIHRVLDGELTEEHNIQKRRPLPEKCLPSWFFIFRKWLPGFLEDETARLRGERYPLSSLKGDFRATCRMELDHTALGYPKLSDFIRSLPGICRMCVVPVGSGPATHMVLLPPLSRPKYVPLLEPCSFDHDELAESVSDQHSPRSPLNTNIADDSPRNTDSQQGDDACSETNVQIQQVDDACSETCVQSQHDYGKSQQDGSSSDNGSLLDDIPASTTKLDLIESVTSVKPALIEPVLPRKPDLIDSVPPSKPDLVECVPPRPKLIESGFLPQKNESGPVQKPNLLGFGPSRNLELIESRPSACFIDSPFERTAVTPSSCEGEMRFSFFQSQWDKYLAPYPRSDSCIICRSCEAGMQLVPCFHKICVACMMRCNVRACMVCGTSVSGVKSSPAVDATYRYMGLTERVLDLRCQLMVVCRGAEAIVRCSPCMHTIACRGCFLASVTLLKSCTTCGCMVEHFKIV